In Ruania alkalisoli, the DNA window CGCTGCTCAGCGTGACCCCCGGGTCGCTCACGCCAGGCACTGCGCTTGCCGGCAGGCTCATACCGTGCATGACCCCAAGCACCAGCAGCCCAGTGGCCACTATCGATACGACATGACGCCAGGGATCGCGCCATGAGGAACGAGCGCATCGGGGCAGGTGCTCCAATGCGTTCGAGGTGATGTGCTGCAGACGCATCCTTGCGCTCCCTCCGACCCATAGGGCCGTGTGTACTGATCAGAAGATCATGAACATTGCTGAACGTTCATGATGCGGTTGTACAGTGGAGTGTGATGCTGGGCAGTAGGCGGTGTCAAGGTCCGAGCCCAGGACGACGGGAGCCGACGCGGCCTCAGAACAAGCGGCCCGGCGACGACTCCTGCTGCGCACCTCGTAGCGGACGCGGAGTTTCGCGGCCCGGGCGAGCCGCGTGCCCGTCGCGTCGACCGACGGCGCACGGCACGCGCGGTAGCCTGCGTTCAAGAGTTCATGAAACGGACGGGATGAGTGGGGCCCATGGTGGAGACCGTGACGATGCGCGATGTGGCGCAACGGGCAGGGGTGTCGGCTGGCACTGTTTCGCGAGTGCTGAACGGGCACGAGAACGTCGCAGGCCCCCTGCGCGATCGCGTGCTGGCCGCAGTCCGGGAGACTGGATACGCCACCGACCGGGCGGGCCGGGTACGGAGCCAGCGAAGCGGCGAGCGCGTGCATGAGATTGGGTTCCTTCTTTCCCTCCCCTACCTGGCTCACCAGGACGGCGGACTCATGTCGCCGTTCTGGGCGCACATCTTGCAGGGCGCCCAAGCCGAAGCCCACCGTTCTGGGGCCAGCGTGACCTACGAGGCTTTGCCCGGGGACGCACGAGTACTCCCCCAGCGAGAAGAGGGCCCGCGACGCTTCGGCAGCGCTTTGCTGACCGGCTCTGCACCACCCGACCTGGTTCGCTCCATGCTCGCTTCCGGGCTACCACTCGTGCTGGTGGACAACTACCTGCCGTCACTGGAGGTGGATTCGATCCTCGCCAACTACGCCTACGGCAGCGAGCTCGCGGTGACCGTCCTGCTCGAGTACGGGCACCGGGATATCGCCTTCGTCGGAGGCCCGCTACAGCAGGAGGGTGGCATCCGGCACGCGGTCTCTACCGTGGAGTTGCGGGCAGTCGGCTACCGGAACGCTCTCGCGCAGTTCGGCGTCCCCTTTCGGCCGCAGATCACCGAGACGTGTGACCTCACCCCAGACGGTGGCTACCAGGCCATGCGACGCCTGCTGCAGGCGGACCAGCACTTCAGCGCAGTGTTCTGCGCGAATGACCCGACGGCCTCAGGTGTACTGCGCGCCCTGGCCGAGGCCGGCCTGGAGGTTCCACGCGACGTCTCGGTGGTGGGATGCGACGACGAACTCGGAGCGGTCATGGCACCTCCGTTGACCACTGTACGCCTGGACAAGCAGGCGATGGGCGCGGAAGCAGTGCGGCGACTGCAGTATCGGCGCGACAACCCGACGGCAGCGCCGGTCACCATCATGACCCCGGTCGAACTCGTCAACAGGGCTTCCGTAGCCACACCGCCAGCCTGACAGTGTCGCCGCGCGCCTGAACGGTGCGATGAGTTCGGTTGCGATCAGCGCAACCTCTGTTCATGAACAGCTCCGGAGCGTCTTGGTCTCACGCAGGCCTGACGCTGCCCGCGGAATGCTGGTCTCGCATACTCGCTGCCCGCGTATGAGGCGCGATCCCGCAAGGCCAAACCAACTCGGTTGACACCGCGATAAACGCCGACCACACTATGAACGATCGCCGTGAACAATCATGAACATGGTGAACAAGCCCGTCGCCGCTGGTGGTGACGGCATGATCACGCCGTCGATGGCGGCAGGAGATCCCCCGCGGGGTCAGAAATGCGAGGAAGAGATGTTCATCGGACGACGACGAAGCCGGACGACCACGCTCTTGGTCACCGGCATAGCGGCTGCAACACTGGCGGCCTGCGGCAGCGGGGATAGCGGCGAGAGCAGCAGTGACGCTGAACTGGTGATCCTGGTCCACAGCAACGCCCCCACCGATGCCGTGCTGGAGCAGATCAGCAGGGACTTCGAGGCAGAGAACCCCGGCGTGACCGTGCGCCTGGACACGGTACCGACGGACCAATACACGACAACTCTGAACTCGCGGATGGCGGCGGGTGCGGCCGACATCGTCGAGGGCGACACCGTCCAGCCACTGCCCGGCTACATCGAGGGGGTGCCGGAGCACTCCTTCGTGGAAGGCGTCCAGGCCGGGAACTACGTAGACCTGACGGACCAGGAATGGCTGGACCGGTTCTTCCCCGACACGATCGAGGACATGCAGATTGAGGACAGCACATGGGCTGTCCCCACCGGCTCCACCGTGGTCAACGGGATCTACTACAACATCGACCTGTTCGACGAGCACGGTATCGACGTCCCCAGGACCTGGAGCGAGTTCGTCGCCGCAGGTGAGACGTTCCAGGAAGCCGGCGTGACGCCGCTGCTGCTGGGCGGCAGCGAGCGCTGGCCGGTGGGGCTGCCCAACCTCGGGCTGATCCACAGCACCTACCCGGACCTGGCCGAGTTGGACGAGGCCCTCTGGACCAACCCTGAGGTACTCCTGGAGGACGAAGCGATCTCAGTGCTGGAGAAGCTGCGTACGCTCTACAGTCTCGCGCAGGACAACTTCGCCGGTGTCTCCTACGAGACCTTGCCCGCCGAGTTCGCAGCCGGCAACGCGGCCATGCTCCCGGACGGTTCCTGGTCTGCACCGGTCATCGAGGATGCCGGGCCCGACTTCGAGTTCGGCTACTTCCCGTTGCCAGGCAGCGAGAACCCGGCTCAGAACGTCTTCGGGTACAAGCCGGAGTTCGTCTTCTCAGTGCCCTCGAACGCCGAGAACACCGAGTTGGCCACCCAGTGGTTGGAGTTCTACAGCCGACCCGACAACTATTCTGCCTTCATCGAGGCCAGCGGCTTCCTGCCGTTGCAGCCAGACGTCGAGTCGACGGCGTTCGTGGCTGGTCT includes these proteins:
- a CDS encoding ABC transporter substrate-binding protein; the encoded protein is MVNKPVAAGGDGMITPSMAAGDPPRGQKCEEEMFIGRRRSRTTTLLVTGIAAATLAACGSGDSGESSSDAELVILVHSNAPTDAVLEQISRDFEAENPGVTVRLDTVPTDQYTTTLNSRMAAGAADIVEGDTVQPLPGYIEGVPEHSFVEGVQAGNYVDLTDQEWLDRFFPDTIEDMQIEDSTWAVPTGSTVVNGIYYNIDLFDEHGIDVPRTWSEFVAAGETFQEAGVTPLLLGGSERWPVGLPNLGLIHSTYPDLAELDEALWTNPEVLLEDEAISVLEKLRTLYSLAQDNFAGVSYETLPAEFAAGNAAMLPDGSWSAPVIEDAGPDFEFGYFPLPGSENPAQNVFGYKPEFVFSVPSNAENTELATQWLEFYSRPDNYSAFIEASGFLPLQPDVESTAFVAGLGDELERMTPQWETFHHGNELAGEYTPFYFEGLAPMGRFDDPDELAQRIYDDWTAGLEAAEVS
- a CDS encoding LacI family DNA-binding transcriptional regulator gives rise to the protein MRDVAQRAGVSAGTVSRVLNGHENVAGPLRDRVLAAVRETGYATDRAGRVRSQRSGERVHEIGFLLSLPYLAHQDGGLMSPFWAHILQGAQAEAHRSGASVTYEALPGDARVLPQREEGPRRFGSALLTGSAPPDLVRSMLASGLPLVLVDNYLPSLEVDSILANYAYGSELAVTVLLEYGHRDIAFVGGPLQQEGGIRHAVSTVELRAVGYRNALAQFGVPFRPQITETCDLTPDGGYQAMRRLLQADQHFSAVFCANDPTASGVLRALAEAGLEVPRDVSVVGCDDELGAVMAPPLTTVRLDKQAMGAEAVRRLQYRRDNPTAAPVTIMTPVELVNRASVATPPA